The following are from one region of the Vibrio parahaemolyticus genome:
- a CDS encoding mechanosensitive ion channel family protein codes for MSQWFTDLQNYVQAHSQDWSGSVLFITLASFIAWIAWRVIRSRLAILVEKTPFHWDNMLLDALKAPVSTLIWFWPATVSLGIILESELNDKINWLSTLKLILIISVFVWTVMRLITNIEDFVLEQKNRDETTVQAIAKVGRLFIITIGVLTIMQAFGLSLSGLLTFGGVGGLIVGLAAKDLLSNFFGGLMIYFDRPFKVGDWIRSPDRQIEGTVERIGWRMTSIRTFDKRPLYVPNSVFSNIVVENPSRMLNRRIYEVVGLRYDDADKVPEIITAVREMLKNHKDIDTRQTLIVNFDTFGPSSLNFFIYTFTKTVNWVRYHEVKQDVLLKVVGIIKEHNADIAFPTQTLKLDPIQMAKNQEDSGF; via the coding sequence ATGTCACAGTGGTTTACCGATTTACAAAACTATGTACAAGCGCATAGTCAGGATTGGAGCGGAAGTGTTCTTTTTATCACGTTAGCCAGTTTTATCGCATGGATCGCTTGGCGAGTCATCCGTTCCCGTCTTGCAATTCTTGTCGAGAAAACCCCTTTTCATTGGGATAACATGTTGCTTGATGCGCTCAAAGCGCCAGTGAGCACACTCATTTGGTTTTGGCCTGCTACGGTGTCACTCGGCATCATTTTAGAAAGCGAACTGAATGACAAGATCAATTGGCTGAGCACGCTCAAGCTGATTCTTATTATCAGCGTCTTCGTATGGACCGTCATGCGACTGATCACCAATATCGAAGATTTCGTTCTGGAACAGAAAAACCGAGACGAAACCACCGTTCAAGCCATCGCGAAAGTTGGGCGCTTATTCATCATCACTATCGGCGTATTAACCATCATGCAGGCATTTGGCTTGTCTCTGTCTGGTCTGCTGACGTTTGGTGGTGTGGGTGGCTTAATCGTAGGTCTTGCTGCAAAAGATTTGCTGTCGAACTTCTTCGGTGGTTTGATGATTTACTTCGATCGTCCATTCAAAGTAGGCGATTGGATTCGCTCTCCAGATCGTCAAATCGAAGGCACCGTTGAGCGCATTGGCTGGCGCATGACCAGCATCCGCACGTTTGATAAACGCCCACTTTATGTGCCGAACTCCGTATTTAGCAACATCGTGGTTGAAAACCCTTCCCGAATGCTAAACCGTCGAATCTACGAAGTGGTGGGCTTGCGTTATGATGATGCCGACAAAGTGCCAGAAATCATCACCGCAGTGCGCGAAATGTTAAAGAATCACAAAGACATCGATACGCGCCAAACCTTGATTGTGAACTTTGATACCTTTGGCCCATCATCGTTGAACTTCTTTATCTACACTTTCACGAAAACCGTGAACTGGGTGAGATACCACGAAGTGAAACAAGACGTCTTATTGAAAGTCGTCGGCATCATTAAAGAGCACAACGCAGATATCGCGTTCCCGACTCAAACACTGAAGCTCGACCCGATTCAAATGGCGAAAAATCAAGAAGACAGCGGTTTTTAA
- a CDS encoding Csu type fimbrial protein encodes MILHRWLASLLLFFSCSTIACQLTASTPSIQFGSVSSFTVSSTQQQSSAQPHAGITCDFSTLVSLLSGDYVSVTFTSLNGGQMTTQGDASSIINYQIFGDSSLSEEYVFGQLHTFTDTDLLDLLGLFGDQVEFPLYARTGAGSNLSAGTYTDQIMASWDWNYCKGVGLPGVCIIRNEGSAQSTITVELEVTPDCMITAPDIDFGSSPLVAGFDPVSQVISLTCTKNSSFTIGLNDGVNASGGQRRMAFDSNYLEYEIYKSSSTERWGSAGAERREQSDVDTGDAIPDGITPQNYNYRAQIMTSQDTPPAGTYTDSIIVDVQF; translated from the coding sequence ATGATTTTGCATCGCTGGCTGGCTAGTCTACTTCTCTTTTTCTCGTGCTCGACAATAGCTTGTCAGCTCACTGCGTCAACACCTTCAATCCAGTTTGGTAGCGTTTCCTCATTTACGGTGTCGAGCACTCAGCAACAAAGTTCAGCCCAGCCGCATGCGGGGATAACATGTGACTTTTCGACACTTGTGTCGTTGTTGAGTGGCGACTATGTCTCCGTCACATTTACCAGCCTCAATGGTGGGCAGATGACCACCCAAGGAGATGCCAGTTCGATAATTAACTATCAGATCTTTGGCGATTCAAGCCTTTCAGAAGAGTATGTTTTTGGCCAATTGCACACCTTCACAGACACCGACTTGTTAGATTTGTTGGGGCTGTTTGGAGACCAAGTTGAGTTCCCTCTTTATGCTCGGACGGGAGCTGGAAGTAACCTTTCGGCCGGAACTTATACAGACCAAATTATGGCGTCTTGGGATTGGAATTACTGCAAGGGCGTAGGTCTACCAGGAGTATGTATTATTCGGAATGAGGGGAGTGCTCAAAGTACTATTACGGTCGAGTTGGAAGTGACTCCCGACTGTATGATAACCGCGCCGGATATTGATTTTGGTTCATCCCCATTGGTGGCGGGCTTCGATCCCGTTAGTCAGGTTATATCGTTAACTTGTACCAAGAACAGTTCCTTCACCATTGGTTTAAACGATGGCGTAAATGCTTCAGGAGGCCAACGAAGGATGGCATTTGATAGTAACTATTTGGAATATGAAATCTATAAGTCATCATCGACGGAGCGCTGGGGCTCGGCTGGTGCTGAGCGCCGCGAACAGAGCGATGTTGATACTGGCGATGCCATTCCAGATGGTATCACTCCACAGAACTACAATTATCGCGCGCAGATAATGACAAGCCAAGATACCCCTCCAGCGGGCACTTATACCGACTCAATAATCGTTGATGTTCAATTTTGA
- a CDS encoding LysR family transcriptional regulator: protein MRADDLILFSQVIELGSFSKVAEANNLTNSVVSKRMARLEEEIGAQLLYRTTRKLTLTEAGKVLLHSAKNVKQATQEAMDAVAGFGENVSGHIKMSVPTISGDLILADAVAEFCNLHPGLTVDMSLDNRFVDLVADGYDLVIRTGYLEDSSLIARHILDSQWVVCASPSYIAKNGKPIEPIDLTSHNCLQYAYQTTGASEWEFKSDEGNYIVRVSGSFSTDNATALRKAALGGHGIAYVPRCLVYHDIRNGQLVDIFPELVGKKLGIYAVYPFTRQPPNKVKLLIEHIRERYLTISHYF from the coding sequence ATGCGAGCAGACGACTTAATCCTGTTTTCTCAGGTCATCGAATTAGGCAGTTTTAGTAAGGTTGCAGAGGCAAATAACCTTACAAATTCGGTAGTTAGCAAAAGAATGGCGCGACTAGAAGAAGAGATAGGTGCACAACTATTATATCGAACTACGCGCAAATTGACCCTGACCGAAGCTGGGAAGGTGTTGTTACACAGTGCTAAAAATGTGAAGCAAGCCACTCAGGAGGCTATGGACGCTGTTGCAGGCTTTGGAGAGAATGTGAGCGGTCATATCAAGATGTCGGTGCCGACTATCTCCGGTGACTTGATTCTTGCCGATGCGGTGGCGGAGTTTTGTAACCTTCATCCGGGTCTCACTGTCGATATGTCGCTCGATAATCGCTTTGTTGATCTTGTCGCCGATGGTTACGATTTGGTCATCCGAACCGGTTACTTGGAAGACTCCAGTTTAATTGCTCGGCACATACTCGACTCTCAATGGGTGGTATGCGCATCGCCTTCTTATATTGCTAAAAACGGCAAACCTATCGAACCTATCGATCTGACTTCGCACAACTGTTTGCAATACGCTTATCAAACCACCGGTGCATCGGAGTGGGAATTTAAGAGTGACGAAGGCAATTATATTGTTCGAGTCTCTGGAAGCTTTTCAACCGACAATGCCACCGCTTTGCGCAAAGCAGCATTAGGCGGACACGGCATTGCGTATGTGCCTCGCTGTTTGGTGTACCACGATATTCGTAATGGCCAGCTGGTGGATATTTTCCCCGAACTGGTCGGCAAAAAGCTGGGTATTTACGCGGTATATCCGTTTACGCGTCAGCCGCCGAATAAGGTTAAGCTGCTCATCGAGCACATTCGCGAACGTTACCTCACCATTTCTCATTACTTCTAG
- a CDS encoding prolyl oligopeptidase family serine peptidase, whose product MHYPKTRKDSVVDTYFGHDIADPYRWLEDDRSEETAQWVSGQNSVTFDFLGQIPYRQQIRDLVANSQNYEKYSQPFVRGDYTYFYKNDGLQNQSVLYRRKGEGEAEVFLDPNTFSEEGTTSLGEVSFSKDYRLVAYSISEGGSDWRKIFVIDTETKEQLEPEIVDAKFTSISWLGSKGFYYSSYDKPQGSELSARTEHHKLYYHELGTPQSEDKVIFGEQGAQIHRYVSGTTTTDDRFLIISGAESTSGNRLFYIDLQSDSQAIVTLRDTTQGDTYLIDSQDETLLLYTNLDAPNGKVVRYNTQTEQWADVIAEQEQPLEISKGGGYLFATYMVDVLSKVKQFTYQGEWIRDVELPGEGTAYGLAGKKEETTLYYTFTNYVTPPTIFSFDVESGASTLYQESKAPFDRNEYESKQVFYTSKDGTQVPMIISYKKGISLDGSAPTMLYGYGGFNISLTPMFSGNVANWLELGGIYAVANMRGGGEYGKAWHNVGTQQQKQNVFDDFIAAAEYLIENDYTSSERLAIRGGSNGGLLVGACMTQRPELFKVALPAVGVLDMLRYHTFTSGEGWKYDYGTSEQSEVMFRYLLGYSPVHNVKEGVQYPATLVTTADHDDRVVPAHSYKFIAELQDKQQGENPVLIRIDVNAGHGAGMPLSKQIDLTTDVYAFTLYNMGIESI is encoded by the coding sequence ATGCATTACCCAAAAACACGTAAAGATTCTGTCGTGGACACTTATTTTGGTCACGACATTGCCGACCCTTATCGCTGGTTAGAAGATGATCGCAGTGAAGAAACCGCACAATGGGTTTCGGGTCAAAACTCAGTGACCTTCGATTTTCTTGGTCAGATCCCGTACCGCCAACAAATCCGTGACTTAGTCGCGAACAGCCAAAACTACGAAAAATATTCCCAGCCATTTGTACGTGGTGACTACACCTACTTCTACAAAAACGACGGTTTGCAAAACCAAAGCGTATTGTATCGCCGTAAAGGCGAGGGAGAAGCCGAGGTCTTCCTTGACCCAAATACTTTCTCCGAAGAGGGCACGACCTCTCTTGGCGAAGTCAGCTTCTCGAAAGACTATCGTTTGGTGGCATATTCCATCTCGGAAGGAGGCAGTGACTGGCGTAAGATCTTTGTCATTGATACGGAAACTAAAGAACAGCTAGAGCCAGAGATCGTTGATGCGAAGTTTACGTCGATTTCTTGGCTGGGCAGCAAAGGCTTCTATTACTCAAGTTACGACAAGCCGCAAGGCAGTGAGTTGTCTGCTCGAACTGAGCATCACAAGCTTTATTATCATGAACTTGGTACCCCTCAATCTGAAGACAAAGTGATTTTTGGTGAGCAGGGTGCTCAGATTCATCGTTATGTGTCTGGTACGACGACGACGGATGATCGCTTCCTCATTATTTCTGGCGCAGAATCCACATCGGGTAATCGTCTGTTTTATATAGATTTACAGTCTGACTCCCAAGCGATTGTAACACTGCGCGATACGACGCAAGGCGACACCTACTTGATTGATAGTCAAGACGAAACCTTGCTGCTTTACACCAACCTAGATGCGCCGAACGGCAAAGTTGTCCGCTACAACACTCAGACAGAACAATGGGCTGACGTGATTGCTGAACAAGAACAGCCGCTAGAAATCAGCAAAGGTGGCGGTTATTTGTTTGCGACTTATATGGTGGATGTGCTTTCTAAAGTGAAGCAGTTTACCTACCAAGGTGAGTGGATTCGAGATGTAGAGCTGCCGGGAGAAGGCACGGCTTATGGTCTAGCGGGTAAAAAAGAAGAAACCACGTTGTATTACACCTTTACTAACTACGTGACACCACCGACGATCTTCTCATTTGATGTCGAATCTGGTGCATCTACGCTTTACCAAGAATCAAAAGCGCCGTTCGATCGCAATGAGTATGAGTCAAAACAGGTGTTCTACACCTCAAAAGATGGCACGCAAGTTCCAATGATCATCTCATACAAGAAGGGCATCTCGCTTGATGGCAGTGCGCCAACCATGCTGTATGGTTATGGCGGTTTTAACATCAGCCTCACTCCGATGTTTTCTGGCAATGTGGCCAACTGGCTAGAATTGGGTGGCATTTACGCTGTCGCCAACATGCGAGGCGGCGGTGAATATGGTAAAGCTTGGCACAATGTGGGCACTCAGCAGCAAAAGCAAAATGTGTTTGATGACTTTATTGCGGCGGCGGAATACCTAATTGAAAACGACTACACCAGCTCGGAGCGCCTAGCGATTCGTGGTGGTTCTAACGGTGGTTTGTTAGTTGGAGCGTGTATGACGCAACGCCCAGAACTATTCAAAGTCGCGCTACCTGCGGTTGGGGTGCTTGATATGCTGCGTTACCACACATTTACGTCTGGTGAAGGCTGGAAGTACGACTACGGCACGTCAGAACAAAGTGAAGTGATGTTCCGATACTTGCTTGGGTATTCACCTGTTCACAATGTAAAAGAAGGCGTGCAATACCCTGCTACCTTGGTGACAACCGCTGATCATGACGACCGAGTTGTGCCTGCTCACTCGTATAAGTTTATTGCTGAACTGCAAGACAAACAGCAAGGCGAAAATCCGGTGTTGATTCGTATTGATGTGAATGCCGGTCATGGTGCCGGTATGCCGCTCAGCAAGCAAATCGATCTCACGACCGATGTGTACGCATTTACGCTATACAACATGGGTATCGAGTCGATTTAA
- a CDS encoding L-lactate permease: MSETLLALVAFSPIVVAAILLVGLNWPAKKAMPVAFGLTVAIALMFWDMSATRVLASVFQGLGITVSVLWIVFGAIFLLNTLKHTGAITTIRNGFTDISADRRVQAIIIAWCFGSFIEGASGFGTPAAIAAPLLVAIGFPALAAVLMGMMIQSTPVSFGAVGTPIIVGVNKGLDTHNISEALAAQGSTWEAYLQHITANVAVIHAVVGTMIPVLMAMMLTRFFGKNRSWSEGLDILPFALFAGVSFTVPYALTGVFLGAEFPSLIGGLVGLSIVVTAAKKGFLVPKTKWDFESEDKWPAEWLGSLKVDLHDNPGKPMSLVKAWIPYVMLAVILVASRVSSEFKGLLQSVSMSFSNILGETGVSAAIQPLYLPGGVLVFVALLAAVLQSGSAKPLREAFGESSKTLIGAGFVLVFTIPMVRIFINSGVNGADLASMPVTTANFASDLVGSAFPALSATVGALGAFIAGSNTVSNMMFSQFQFEVAQTLSISSVVVVSLQAVGAAAGNMIAIHNVVAASATVGLLGREGATLRKTIIPTFYYLVMTGIIGLVLIYGFQLTDVLMK; encoded by the coding sequence ATGAGTGAAACCCTACTAGCCCTAGTGGCCTTTTCGCCAATTGTTGTTGCCGCCATTTTATTGGTTGGTCTCAACTGGCCTGCTAAAAAAGCTATGCCTGTTGCGTTCGGTTTAACCGTCGCTATCGCCCTAATGTTTTGGGATATGTCAGCTACTCGCGTACTGGCATCAGTATTCCAAGGTTTAGGAATTACTGTCTCTGTTCTTTGGATCGTGTTTGGTGCCATCTTCTTGCTCAACACTTTAAAACACACTGGAGCGATCACCACTATCCGTAACGGATTTACCGATATCTCTGCCGATCGTCGAGTTCAAGCCATCATTATTGCTTGGTGTTTTGGCTCATTCATCGAAGGTGCATCGGGCTTTGGTACACCAGCAGCGATCGCCGCGCCACTATTGGTTGCGATCGGTTTCCCTGCCCTAGCGGCGGTACTAATGGGCATGATGATTCAATCAACGCCAGTATCGTTTGGTGCAGTGGGTACGCCGATTATCGTGGGTGTAAACAAAGGTTTGGATACGCACAACATCAGTGAAGCGTTGGCAGCTCAAGGCTCAACATGGGAAGCATACCTACAGCACATCACGGCTAACGTTGCCGTAATTCATGCCGTGGTTGGTACGATGATTCCTGTATTGATGGCGATGATGTTAACACGTTTCTTCGGCAAGAACAGAAGCTGGAGCGAAGGTCTGGATATTCTACCGTTTGCGCTATTCGCAGGTGTGTCATTTACCGTTCCTTACGCATTAACTGGCGTGTTCTTGGGCGCTGAGTTTCCATCGCTGATTGGTGGTTTGGTTGGTCTTTCTATCGTCGTAACTGCTGCGAAAAAAGGCTTCCTAGTTCCTAAAACAAAATGGGATTTTGAAAGCGAAGACAAATGGCCAGCAGAGTGGCTAGGCTCTTTGAAAGTGGATCTGCACGACAATCCTGGTAAGCCAATGAGCTTGGTAAAAGCGTGGATTCCTTATGTAATGCTGGCCGTTATTTTGGTAGCAAGCCGCGTAAGCTCTGAGTTTAAAGGTCTATTGCAAAGCGTCAGCATGTCGTTTAGCAACATTCTAGGCGAGACAGGCGTTAGCGCTGCGATTCAACCGCTTTACCTTCCTGGTGGTGTATTGGTGTTCGTTGCTCTGCTTGCTGCTGTACTGCAAAGTGGTAGCGCAAAACCTTTGCGTGAAGCATTCGGCGAGTCAAGCAAAACGCTAATCGGTGCAGGCTTCGTATTGGTGTTCACTATCCCGATGGTACGTATCTTCATCAACTCAGGAGTGAACGGTGCTGACCTAGCAAGTATGCCTGTAACAACCGCGAACTTTGCCTCAGACCTCGTTGGCTCTGCATTCCCAGCATTAAGTGCAACGGTTGGTGCGCTAGGTGCATTCATCGCGGGTTCGAATACCGTATCGAACATGATGTTCAGCCAGTTCCAATTCGAAGTCGCGCAGACATTGTCTATCTCAAGCGTGGTTGTAGTGTCACTGCAAGCCGTTGGCGCGGCTGCGGGTAACATGATTGCCATTCACAACGTGGTGGCAGCATCCGCAACCGTCGGTCTACTAGGTCGTGAAGGCGCAACCTTGCGTAAGACGATCATCCCAACGTTCTACTACCTAGTAATGACGGGCATCATCGGTTTGGTTCTGATTTACGGATTCCAACTCACCGACGTCTTGATGAAGTAA
- a CDS encoding ABC transporter ATP-binding protein yields MSSQTILSVNNLSVSFTTNDGIVDAVKNVSFELQAGETLSIVGESGSGKSVSTNALMKLLPDNAIVHPDSSIMFEGESILDKTERQMQRIRGDRIGMIFQEPMTSLNPYMRVGIQVAEAMMCHRSVNQRKAKERVLELFDLVHLPNPQQAYDKYPHEFSGGQLQRIMIAMALINEPDILIADEPTTALDVTVQAEVLLLIKEIQAKMGMAILFITHDLGVVKHFADRVLVMCKGEVVEEGITEHLFSDPQHEYTKMLINSIPKGSKPPVDENASELLNAEDIRVKFLVKPHFIASKNEYFEAVKGISLQLKQGETLGIVGESGSGKSTLGRALIGLLPSTGKIEFKGQNMASLSDKERFDLKKDVQMVFQDPYGSLSPRMTIGEIITEGLTVHRPYLNKKERMQKARDVLREVRLDPASINRYPHEFSGGQRQRIAIARALILEPSFILLDEPTSALDRSVQLTVIDLLKDLQKKHNIGYLFISHDLSVVKALSDRVLVMQKGEVMEQGSAQEIFHHPKSEYTRKLIDASFDLENNENQNDAA; encoded by the coding sequence ATGTCTTCTCAAACCATTCTTTCGGTGAACAACTTGTCTGTCAGCTTTACGACAAACGATGGGATCGTCGATGCAGTAAAGAATGTTAGCTTCGAGCTACAAGCGGGTGAAACGCTGTCTATCGTCGGCGAATCTGGTTCCGGCAAATCAGTTTCCACCAACGCTTTAATGAAGCTGCTACCAGACAACGCCATTGTCCATCCAGACTCGTCGATCATGTTTGAAGGCGAATCCATTCTGGACAAAACTGAGCGACAAATGCAGCGCATTCGCGGCGATCGCATCGGAATGATATTCCAAGAGCCGATGACTTCACTGAATCCGTACATGCGGGTCGGTATTCAAGTGGCGGAAGCCATGATGTGTCATCGCTCCGTCAATCAGCGCAAAGCCAAAGAACGTGTGCTTGAACTGTTTGATTTGGTTCATTTGCCGAACCCACAACAAGCCTATGATAAGTATCCACATGAGTTTTCTGGTGGTCAGTTACAGCGCATCATGATTGCCATGGCGCTAATTAACGAACCAGACATCTTAATTGCCGATGAGCCGACAACCGCGCTTGACGTTACCGTTCAGGCGGAAGTGCTACTGCTGATTAAAGAGATTCAAGCAAAAATGGGGATGGCTATTTTATTTATCACCCATGACCTAGGCGTGGTGAAACACTTTGCCGATCGTGTGTTGGTGATGTGCAAAGGTGAGGTCGTTGAAGAAGGCATCACTGAGCACTTGTTTTCTGATCCTCAGCATGAATACACCAAAATGCTGATTAACTCGATTCCGAAAGGAAGCAAACCCCCCGTTGATGAGAATGCGTCGGAATTGCTCAACGCTGAAGACATTCGTGTGAAGTTTTTGGTGAAGCCTCACTTTATCGCAAGCAAAAACGAGTACTTCGAAGCGGTAAAAGGCATCTCGTTACAACTAAAACAGGGCGAAACACTAGGCATAGTTGGTGAATCCGGTTCGGGTAAATCCACGTTAGGGCGTGCGTTGATCGGTTTGCTACCGTCTACCGGAAAAATTGAGTTTAAAGGTCAAAACATGGCCTCACTCAGTGATAAAGAGCGGTTCGATCTGAAAAAAGACGTACAAATGGTGTTCCAAGATCCATACGGTTCGCTTTCACCACGTATGACCATCGGGGAAATCATCACTGAAGGGTTAACCGTCCACCGGCCATATTTAAACAAGAAAGAACGCATGCAAAAAGCGCGTGATGTTCTGCGTGAAGTACGTTTGGATCCCGCATCTATAAACCGCTATCCGCACGAATTTTCCGGTGGGCAACGTCAACGTATTGCGATTGCACGAGCCTTGATTTTGGAACCGTCGTTTATCTTGCTTGATGAGCCGACCTCGGCCTTAGATCGCTCAGTGCAACTCACTGTCATCGATCTTCTCAAAGACTTGCAGAAAAAACACAATATCGGTTATTTGTTCATAAGCCATGATTTATCAGTGGTTAAGGCGCTTTCTGATCGCGTATTAGTGATGCAAAAAGGAGAAGTGATGGAGCAAGGAAGCGCACAAGAGATTTTCCATCACCCAAAAAGTGAGTACACTAGAAAACTGATTGATGCCTCATTTGATCTTGAAAACAATGAAAATCAAAATGATGCTGCTTAG
- a CDS encoding carbonic anhydrase → MKKSLTAIGLSLVFVGSANAANWGYEGSHGPEHWGEFASECAQGKNQSPIDIHAATQAELAKLQLDYQGKVVALTNNGHTLQTSIEGENVLTIDGKAFALKQFHFHTPSENHVDGKSYPLEAHYVHADEQGNLAVVAVFFEQGKANPALANLLENVPERDQNVAIRAPFDANALIPSDKDYYRFNGSLTTPPCSEGVRWLVIKDPQSISAEQIAQFEHVMGENNRPVQPLNARMVLTK, encoded by the coding sequence ATGAAAAAGTCACTTACAGCGATTGGATTGTCTTTGGTATTCGTTGGTTCGGCCAACGCAGCAAACTGGGGTTACGAAGGAAGTCACGGACCAGAGCATTGGGGCGAGTTTGCTTCTGAATGTGCGCAAGGTAAAAACCAAAGCCCGATTGATATTCATGCGGCGACGCAAGCTGAATTAGCAAAACTGCAATTGGATTACCAAGGCAAAGTGGTTGCGCTAACAAACAATGGTCACACATTGCAAACCAGCATTGAGGGAGAGAATGTTCTGACCATTGATGGCAAAGCGTTTGCTTTAAAGCAGTTTCATTTCCACACACCATCTGAAAACCATGTCGACGGCAAATCTTACCCATTGGAAGCGCATTACGTTCATGCCGATGAGCAAGGCAATCTCGCAGTAGTGGCGGTATTTTTTGAACAAGGCAAAGCCAATCCTGCTTTGGCGAATTTGCTAGAAAATGTGCCGGAAAGAGATCAAAACGTAGCGATTCGCGCTCCTTTTGATGCAAACGCTTTGATTCCTAGCGACAAAGACTACTACCGATTCAACGGCTCGTTGACCACGCCACCATGTTCAGAAGGCGTGCGTTGGCTTGTGATCAAAGATCCACAAAGCATTTCGGCAGAGCAAATTGCGCAATTTGAACACGTCATGGGGGAAAACAATCGTCCAGTTCAACCGCTCAATGCGCGTATGGTTCTTACCAAATAA
- a CDS encoding helix-turn-helix domain-containing protein, with the protein MEFTELDRNALYDIWMSQKAKMHITQMEMAKRLGLSLHEFSGLLRGNSPLTLGFIKQLCEQLHVRPGQVIPSLTERELSAAGSVHLQNRVTVDGDIRNVFIEGNQVVIEYVHQVS; encoded by the coding sequence ATGGAATTTACAGAGCTGGATAGAAACGCGCTCTACGACATCTGGATGTCACAAAAAGCCAAAATGCACATCACTCAAATGGAAATGGCAAAACGCCTAGGTTTGAGCCTACATGAGTTTTCTGGCTTGTTACGTGGTAATTCGCCACTGACGCTAGGTTTTATCAAACAACTTTGTGAACAGCTGCATGTGCGTCCTGGGCAAGTGATTCCATCATTGACTGAGAGAGAACTGTCGGCGGCGGGATCGGTTCATTTGCAAAACCGAGTGACAGTGGATGGTGACATCCGCAATGTGTTCATCGAAGGCAACCAAGTCGTCATTGAGTACGTTCACCAAGTTAGCTAA
- the lldD gene encoding FMN-dependent L-lactate dehydrogenase LldD — translation MIISASTDYRAAAKAKLPPFLFHYIDGGSYDERTLKRNTDDLGDVALRQRVLRDMTDLSLETEIFGEKLAMPIALAPVGLTGMYARRGEVQAAKAAEKKGIPFTMSTVSVCPIEEVAPAIERPMWFQLYVLKDRGFMKNVLERAKAAGVTTLVFTVDMPVPGARYRDMHSGMSGPNAAMRRVFQSMRHPSWALDVGLLGKPHDLGNISTYRGEPTKLEDYIGWLGANFDPSISWKDLEWIRDFWDGPMVIKGILDEEDAKDAVRFGADGIVVSNHGGRQLDGVLSTAKALPSIADAVKGDLKIFVDSGIRTGLDVVRMLALGADCTLLGRSFVYALAAQGGAGVENLLDLYDKEMRVAMTLTGAKTIADLSRDSLVKIP, via the coding sequence ATGATTATCTCAGCTTCTACCGATTACCGCGCTGCCGCGAAAGCCAAGCTACCTCCGTTTCTATTCCATTATATTGATGGCGGCTCTTACGACGAACGCACTCTGAAGCGTAATACTGACGATTTAGGCGATGTTGCACTACGCCAGCGCGTCCTACGCGATATGACAGACTTGAGTCTGGAGACCGAGATTTTCGGTGAGAAACTTGCGATGCCAATCGCACTGGCACCTGTTGGTCTAACTGGCATGTACGCTCGCCGTGGTGAAGTACAAGCAGCAAAAGCGGCAGAGAAAAAAGGCATTCCTTTTACCATGTCGACTGTGTCGGTTTGTCCGATTGAAGAAGTGGCACCAGCCATTGAGCGTCCAATGTGGTTCCAGCTTTACGTGCTAAAAGACCGCGGCTTTATGAAAAACGTTCTTGAGCGTGCAAAAGCAGCAGGCGTTACTACATTGGTGTTCACGGTAGACATGCCAGTTCCAGGTGCGCGTTACCGTGACATGCACTCTGGTATGAGTGGCCCTAACGCAGCAATGCGCCGCGTATTCCAATCCATGCGTCACCCAAGCTGGGCACTGGATGTTGGCTTGCTAGGTAAACCACACGATCTTGGTAACATCTCAACGTATCGTGGTGAACCAACGAAACTAGAAGACTACATCGGCTGGTTGGGTGCGAACTTCGACCCATCGATCTCTTGGAAAGATCTTGAGTGGATTCGTGATTTTTGGGATGGCCCAATGGTCATCAAAGGCATTCTGGATGAAGAAGACGCGAAAGATGCGGTACGTTTCGGTGCAGATGGCATTGTGGTATCAAACCACGGTGGTCGTCAGCTCGATGGTGTACTATCAACAGCGAAAGCTCTGCCAAGCATTGCGGACGCCGTAAAAGGCGATCTGAAGATCTTCGTAGACTCTGGTATTCGTACTGGTTTGGATGTTGTTCGTATGCTTGCACTTGGCGCAGACTGTACGCTGCTTGGTCGTTCATTCGTTTACGCGCTTGCTGCACAAGGTGGCGCTGGCGTAGAAAACCTACTCGACCTATACGACAAAGAAATGCGCGTGGCTATGACGCTGACTGGCGCAAAAACCATTGCTGACCTATCTCGCGATTCGTTGGTGAAAATCCCATAA